One region of Aeromicrobium sp. Sec7.5 genomic DNA includes:
- a CDS encoding AAA family ATPase — protein MTLTPDQTQWFATTFGQLVGNVEQAVVGKTHQIQLAMACLLAEGHLLLEDFPGTGKTSLARSIAQTLKGEQSRIQFTPDLLPSDVTGVTIFDQRTEKFEFHPGPVFTNILLADEINRASPKTQSALLEVMEEGQVTVDGITHRVGRPFMVIATMNPIEQAGTYRLPEAQLDRFLMKTTLGYPDHASTLKILAATATKASASELEPLITTEAVASMIDLAARVHVDDVVLEYVTTLLAETRSAPEVQLGCSVRAGLALIRVAKVWAAASSRHFVLPDDIKVLAIPSLAHRMVLDPEEEFRGLTTEAVVQRLLDTIPAPQERATA, from the coding sequence ATGACCCTCACCCCCGACCAGACGCAGTGGTTCGCCACGACGTTCGGCCAGCTCGTCGGCAACGTCGAGCAGGCCGTCGTGGGCAAGACCCACCAGATCCAGCTCGCGATGGCCTGCCTGCTCGCCGAGGGTCACCTGCTGCTCGAGGACTTCCCCGGAACGGGCAAGACCTCACTGGCCCGCTCGATCGCGCAGACGCTCAAGGGCGAGCAGAGCCGGATCCAGTTCACGCCCGACCTGCTGCCGAGCGACGTCACCGGCGTCACGATCTTCGACCAGCGCACCGAGAAGTTCGAGTTCCACCCGGGCCCGGTCTTCACCAACATCCTGCTGGCCGACGAGATCAACCGCGCCTCGCCCAAGACCCAGTCGGCCCTCCTCGAGGTCATGGAGGAGGGTCAGGTCACGGTCGACGGCATCACGCACCGCGTCGGCCGCCCGTTCATGGTCATCGCCACGATGAACCCGATCGAGCAGGCGGGCACCTACCGCCTGCCCGAGGCCCAGCTCGACCGCTTCCTGATGAAGACGACCCTCGGCTACCCCGACCACGCGAGCACGCTCAAGATCCTCGCGGCCACCGCCACGAAGGCATCGGCGAGCGAGCTCGAGCCGCTCATCACGACCGAGGCGGTCGCCTCGATGATCGACCTGGCCGCGCGGGTCCACGTCGACGACGTCGTGCTGGAGTACGTCACGACGCTGCTCGCCGAGACCCGCAGCGCCCCCGAGGTGCAGCTGGGCTGCAGCGTCCGTGCCGGCCTCGCGCTGATCCGCGTCGCCAAGGTCTGGGCGGCGGCCTCGAGCCGACACTTCGTGCTGCCCGACGACATCAAGGTGCTCGCCATCCCGTCGCTCGCGCACCGCATGGTGCTCGACCCGGAGGAGGAGTTCCGCGGCCTCACGACGGAGGCCGTCGTGCAGCGCCTGCTCGACACGATTCCTGCTCCGCAGGAGCGCGCGACGGCATGA
- a CDS encoding RDD family protein gives MTESSSPASRVGTVTGPFASLGARFGAFVIDRMLLLAFVAPAAALYVVAFEDGSPGGRQLFFAGIPTLLTLVLLIVQWVNLARRGRTIGGFALGVSVVRGEGGTPLGFGKALLRTIVLQLIASVPLLVLVAMFLSTKHPRRQARHDSAVGAVVVKATPESLVEDADRRAREAPIPISGPPVMLDSSAPPVGLGTGPAPAAPSLPAPSFPAPSTPAAPAAPGLPGPPTTAPAAPAPRSPEPAASLPPLPLPPPPVAPDADTRDLVEPAAAPAPEPEPTPEPVAPPAPPAAAPAGPAADERTPPPIGPAAPATPPPSGSGGRLITSVPGFGPAGDASPTEESRSAPEPQPEPTPEPQPQPQPAPAPVEGRRRATPAVEEEPPEVRPEPDAVDGATRVGQRRGARPTWVLVGEDGRRIAVRSTVVVGRDPETGEHTGALPAAIPDPERSVSKTHAVLTVAAGALRVDDLHSTNGTHVLSHGVESAVQPGQPLEIQPGDTVWFGDRAFVAEHGG, from the coding sequence ATGACCGAGTCGTCGAGTCCGGCGAGCCGCGTCGGCACCGTGACCGGCCCGTTCGCGTCGCTCGGCGCCCGCTTCGGGGCGTTCGTGATCGACCGGATGCTGCTCCTGGCGTTCGTGGCCCCGGCCGCGGCGCTGTACGTCGTCGCGTTCGAGGACGGGTCCCCGGGCGGACGGCAGCTGTTCTTCGCGGGCATCCCGACGCTCCTGACGCTCGTCCTCCTGATTGTCCAGTGGGTCAACCTCGCTCGCCGCGGACGCACGATCGGCGGCTTCGCCCTCGGTGTCTCGGTCGTGCGCGGCGAGGGCGGCACGCCCCTCGGGTTCGGCAAGGCGCTGCTGCGCACGATCGTGCTCCAGCTGATCGCGTCGGTCCCCCTGCTGGTGCTCGTCGCGATGTTCCTCAGCACCAAGCACCCGCGTCGCCAGGCCCGGCACGACAGTGCCGTGGGGGCTGTCGTCGTCAAGGCCACGCCCGAGTCGCTCGTCGAGGACGCCGACCGCCGCGCGCGGGAGGCGCCCATCCCGATCAGCGGTCCGCCCGTCATGCTCGACAGCTCCGCGCCCCCGGTCGGGCTCGGGACCGGTCCGGCCCCGGCGGCCCCGAGCCTGCCAGCCCCGAGCTTCCCGGCCCCGAGCACTCCCGCGGCGCCCGCTGCTCCCGGCCTGCCGGGCCCCCCGACCACCGCGCCGGCCGCACCGGCCCCGCGATCGCCCGAGCCGGCCGCGAGCCTGCCGCCGCTGCCCCTGCCCCCGCCGCCGGTCGCGCCCGACGCCGACACCCGTGACCTGGTGGAACCGGCTGCGGCGCCGGCCCCGGAACCGGAGCCGACCCCGGAACCCGTCGCACCACCCGCGCCCCCAGCAGCCGCGCCGGCCGGTCCTGCCGCGGATGAGCGCACCCCGCCCCCCATCGGCCCGGCCGCGCCGGCCACACCGCCGCCGTCCGGTTCGGGTGGCCGTCTCATCACCTCGGTGCCGGGCTTCGGTCCGGCGGGCGACGCCTCGCCGACGGAGGAATCGCGTTCGGCGCCCGAGCCCCAGCCAGAGCCGACGCCCGAGCCCCAGCCCCAGCCGCAGCCCGCCCCCGCACCGGTCGAGGGTCGTCGCCGCGCCACCCCCGCGGTGGAGGAGGAGCCGCCCGAGGTCCGGCCCGAGCCGGACGCCGTCGACGGGGCGACCCGGGTCGGCCAGCGTCGAGGTGCACGCCCGACGTGGGTCCTGGTCGGCGAGGACGGCCGGCGCATCGCGGTGCGCTCGACCGTCGTCGTGGGTCGCGACCCGGAGACCGGCGAGCACACCGGAGCGCTGCCGGCCGCGATCCCCGATCCCGAGCGCAGCGTCTCCAAGACCCACGCCGTGCTCACGGTCGCAGCAGGGGCCCTGCGCGTCGACGACCTGCACTCCACGAACGGCACGCACGTGCTGAGCCACGGCGTCGAGTCCGCGGTCCAGCCCGGCCAGCCGCTCGAGATCCAGCCCGGCGACACCGTGTGGTTCGGCGACCGCGCGTTCGTCGCGGAGCACGGAGGATGA
- a CDS encoding FtsK/SpoIIIE domain-containing protein — translation MKLKLSLERTSGPTTDVVLITEPTAAVGDVAREIVEQDPLATEAVRSASEVTLAVAPPGGGRPVVLPVERLLGEAPVASGSVVSVVEPVSGSRSTVVAATMRIESGPDAGRQVNLPPGSTVLGRDTTADVVLGDQFVSKRHARVEVGATIEVVDLNSANGIVIDGSVVSRVAMLPGQTVQLGDTRLSFALVAGQQPVMASPDIRGGAIPFNRSPRVEERYPEFQHPRPAVPVEPTPAPFPFLMMVAPIVMGTAMFTITGNPMSLLFVAMAPLMMTSNFVNRKLRNNRQLAMDSEKFTEQLRVLEQRLRESMPEEHRVRQAEVPAVALVYQAGIERSDLLWTRRPEHWTALNVRLGTATLPSRHTVAEAHDMDEGMPKYARLLEEVEERYREVPDVPVVESLFAAGALGIVGPMQQAADAVRGTLLQVAGLHSPAEVVLTAIASPDETPAIDWMRWLPHTSSPQSPLSGSHLVDTQTTATGLVSSLEQLVDERLGRRASMAAERLGPLSHDLESTARGGTVGVVDDKSDDDDVPLPIVLVLVTEDAPIDRARVVQLFERAHSVGVFPIWVGSTRGRLPAMCRTFLDVTGGLGTAEAHFVRHGQVVKDVRVEGVSVEHALRFAMALAPLADDGAVTDDSSDLPRQVSMVTLVGTDLRSSGEAVLDRWRQNFSVHERDKPPKPLPRSGTLRALVGQGATDAMHLDLRAQGPHALVGGTTGSGKSEFLQSWVLGMAAEYSPDRVTFLFVDYKGGAAFADCVKLPHCVGLVTDLSPHLVRRALTSLRAELHHRELVLQRKRAKDLLELEKRGDPDSPPALILVIDEFAALVSEVPEFVDGVVDIAQRGRSLGIHLIMATQRPAGVIKDNLRANTNLRIALRMADESDSADVIDSKEAAHFDPSIPGRAVAKMGPGRLIPFQSAYAGGHTTDEVVPASVHLHPLRFGAEERWRRRESDVEVEIADPGPTDQVRLVDTIGRASLLAELPEPRRPWLDELSEVYDLALLGPRTDTELLMGVADFPERQAQHVVAFKPDVDGNMAIYGTGGSGKSVLLRSLAAGAGVTPRGGPVHVYGLDFAAGGLRMLEALPHVGSIVSGDDDERIVRLLRTLRGIAEQRARDFPEVNAGSIAEYRQATNRPDEPRILLLLDNFPAFREAYDSGGSRAQWYAVLQQLLSEGRQLGIHVVFTADRPASVPGSISSSVPRRVVLRLADETGYLVMGMPSDVLSAASPPGRAVIDGVETQVAVLGGSGNVADQSQAIGKLARAMQRQQVPPAPAVGAMPVEVPESSLPADVGGRPVLGIGEEALQPIGIEPAGTFLLGGGPASGRTNAIVALARSLHRWKPDGELIYLGHRRSAVPRLAPWTRAVTDVAEIAALAKELAARVAAEDEGHIAVFVESIADFLSTPADAPLVELIRAVKRTDHFLVGESESGTWGSMYPLLSEIRNARRGMLLQPESIEGETLMRTPFGRFAKREFPPGRAMAVLKGKPVRVQVPWTGEEA, via the coding sequence ATGAAGCTCAAGCTCTCCCTCGAACGCACCTCGGGGCCCACGACCGACGTCGTGCTGATCACGGAGCCGACCGCCGCGGTCGGCGACGTCGCGCGCGAGATCGTCGAGCAGGATCCTCTCGCGACCGAGGCCGTCCGGTCCGCGTCGGAGGTGACCCTCGCGGTGGCGCCCCCCGGTGGCGGTCGTCCCGTCGTGCTGCCGGTCGAGCGCCTCCTCGGCGAGGCGCCCGTCGCCTCCGGCAGCGTCGTGTCGGTCGTGGAGCCCGTGAGCGGGTCGCGCTCCACGGTCGTCGCCGCCACGATGCGCATCGAGTCCGGCCCCGACGCGGGCCGGCAGGTCAACCTCCCGCCGGGATCGACCGTGCTGGGCCGCGACACGACCGCTGACGTCGTGCTGGGCGACCAGTTCGTGTCCAAGCGCCACGCCCGGGTCGAGGTCGGTGCCACGATCGAGGTCGTCGACCTCAACTCCGCCAACGGCATCGTGATCGACGGCTCGGTGGTGTCCCGCGTGGCGATGCTTCCCGGTCAGACCGTGCAGCTGGGCGACACGCGCCTGTCGTTCGCCCTGGTGGCCGGGCAGCAGCCGGTCATGGCCAGCCCCGACATCCGCGGTGGCGCGATCCCGTTCAACCGGTCGCCGCGCGTCGAGGAGCGCTACCCCGAGTTCCAGCACCCGCGCCCTGCCGTGCCGGTCGAGCCGACCCCGGCCCCGTTCCCGTTCCTGATGATGGTCGCCCCGATCGTCATGGGCACCGCGATGTTCACGATCACCGGCAACCCCATGTCGCTGCTGTTCGTGGCCATGGCGCCGCTCATGATGACGAGCAACTTCGTCAACCGGAAGCTCCGCAACAACCGCCAGCTCGCGATGGACTCCGAGAAGTTCACCGAGCAGCTGCGCGTCCTCGAACAGCGTCTCCGTGAGTCGATGCCCGAGGAGCACCGCGTGCGCCAGGCCGAGGTGCCCGCCGTGGCGCTGGTCTACCAAGCGGGCATCGAGCGCAGCGACCTGCTCTGGACCCGCCGTCCCGAGCACTGGACCGCGCTCAACGTGCGCCTGGGCACAGCCACCCTGCCCTCGCGGCACACCGTCGCCGAGGCCCACGACATGGACGAGGGCATGCCGAAGTACGCCCGCCTCCTCGAGGAGGTCGAGGAGCGCTATCGCGAGGTCCCCGACGTCCCGGTGGTCGAGTCCCTGTTCGCCGCGGGTGCGCTCGGCATCGTCGGCCCGATGCAGCAGGCGGCCGACGCCGTGCGCGGCACGCTCCTGCAGGTCGCGGGGCTCCACTCGCCGGCCGAGGTCGTCCTGACCGCGATCGCGAGCCCCGACGAGACCCCGGCGATCGACTGGATGCGGTGGCTCCCGCACACGAGCTCACCGCAGTCGCCGCTCTCCGGCTCCCACCTGGTCGACACGCAGACGACCGCGACGGGTCTGGTGTCCTCGCTCGAGCAGCTCGTCGACGAGCGCCTGGGACGCCGGGCCAGCATGGCGGCCGAGCGTCTCGGACCGCTCTCGCACGACCTGGAGTCCACCGCGCGCGGCGGGACCGTTGGCGTGGTCGACGACAAGAGTGACGACGACGACGTCCCGCTGCCGATCGTGCTGGTGCTCGTGACCGAGGACGCGCCCATCGACCGCGCCCGCGTCGTGCAGCTGTTCGAGCGCGCTCACAGCGTGGGGGTCTTCCCCATCTGGGTGGGCTCGACCCGGGGCCGGCTCCCCGCGATGTGCCGCACGTTCCTGGACGTCACGGGCGGTCTGGGCACCGCCGAGGCGCACTTCGTGCGCCACGGGCAGGTCGTCAAGGACGTGCGGGTCGAGGGCGTCAGCGTCGAGCACGCGCTGCGCTTCGCGATGGCGCTCGCGCCGCTCGCCGACGACGGGGCCGTGACCGACGACTCCAGCGACCTGCCGCGACAGGTCTCGATGGTCACCTTGGTGGGCACCGACCTGCGCTCGTCGGGGGAGGCGGTCCTGGACCGCTGGCGGCAGAACTTCTCGGTCCACGAGCGTGACAAGCCACCCAAGCCGCTGCCGCGCAGCGGCACGCTCCGTGCGCTGGTCGGACAGGGGGCCACCGACGCGATGCACCTGGACCTGCGTGCCCAGGGCCCGCACGCGCTCGTCGGCGGCACCACCGGATCGGGCAAGAGCGAGTTCCTGCAGTCCTGGGTTCTCGGCATGGCCGCCGAGTACAGCCCGGACCGCGTGACGTTCCTGTTCGTCGACTACAAGGGCGGCGCGGCGTTCGCCGACTGCGTCAAGCTGCCGCACTGCGTCGGCCTCGTGACCGACCTGAGCCCGCACCTCGTGCGCCGGGCGCTGACGAGCCTGCGCGCCGAGCTGCACCACCGTGAGCTCGTGCTGCAGCGCAAGCGCGCCAAGGACCTGCTCGAGCTCGAGAAGCGCGGTGACCCCGACTCGCCGCCGGCGCTGATCCTCGTGATCGACGAGTTCGCGGCCCTGGTCAGCGAGGTGCCCGAGTTCGTCGACGGCGTCGTCGACATCGCCCAGCGCGGCCGTTCGCTGGGCATCCACCTGATCATGGCCACGCAGCGCCCGGCCGGCGTCATCAAGGACAACCTGCGCGCCAACACGAACCTGCGCATCGCCCTGCGCATGGCCGACGAGTCCGACAGCGCCGACGTCATCGACTCCAAGGAGGCGGCGCACTTCGACCCGTCGATCCCGGGTCGGGCCGTCGCCAAGATGGGCCCGGGGCGCCTGATCCCGTTCCAGTCGGCCTACGCCGGCGGGCACACGACCGACGAGGTCGTGCCGGCCTCGGTGCACCTGCACCCGCTCAGGTTCGGCGCAGAGGAGCGGTGGCGACGCCGCGAGTCCGACGTCGAGGTCGAGATCGCCGATCCGGGGCCCACCGACCAGGTCCGGCTCGTCGACACGATCGGCCGGGCCTCGCTGCTGGCCGAGCTGCCCGAGCCGCGGCGACCCTGGCTCGACGAGCTCAGCGAGGTCTACGACCTGGCCCTGCTCGGACCCCGCACCGACACCGAGCTGCTGATGGGCGTCGCGGACTTCCCGGAGCGCCAGGCCCAGCACGTCGTGGCGTTCAAGCCCGACGTCGACGGCAACATGGCGATCTACGGCACGGGCGGCTCCGGCAAGTCCGTCCTGCTGCGCTCGCTCGCGGCCGGCGCCGGCGTCACCCCGCGCGGTGGGCCGGTCCACGTCTATGGCTTGGACTTCGCCGCGGGCGGACTGCGCATGCTCGAGGCACTCCCGCACGTCGGCTCGATCGTCTCCGGTGACGACGACGAGCGCATCGTGCGGCTGCTGCGCACGCTCCGGGGCATCGCGGAGCAGCGGGCCCGGGACTTCCCGGAGGTCAACGCCGGCTCCATCGCCGAGTACCGCCAGGCCACGAACCGTCCCGACGAGCCCCGCATCCTGCTGCTGCTCGACAACTTCCCCGCGTTCCGCGAGGCCTACGACTCGGGTGGCTCGCGCGCCCAGTGGTACGCCGTGCTGCAGCAGCTGCTCTCCGAGGGGCGCCAGCTCGGCATCCACGTGGTCTTCACGGCCGACCGTCCGGCGAGCGTGCCCGGCTCGATCTCCTCAAGCGTGCCGCGCCGCGTCGTCCTGCGCCTCGCCGACGAGACGGGCTACCTCGTGATGGGCATGCCCTCCGACGTCCTCTCGGCGGCCTCGCCCCCCGGACGAGCCGTGATCGACGGCGTCGAGACCCAGGTCGCGGTGCTGGGCGGGTCGGGCAACGTCGCCGACCAGTCGCAGGCCATCGGCAAGCTCGCGAGGGCGATGCAGCGGCAGCAGGTGCCTCCGGCGCCCGCGGTGGGCGCGATGCCGGTCGAGGTTCCGGAGTCGAGCCTGCCCGCCGACGTGGGGGGTCGCCCCGTGCTCGGCATCGGTGAGGAGGCACTGCAGCCGATCGGCATCGAGCCGGCCGGCACGTTCCTGCTCGGCGGTGGGCCGGCGAGTGGCCGCACCAACGCGATCGTGGCGCTCGCACGCTCGCTGCACCGGTGGAAGCCCGACGGGGAGCTGATCTACCTGGGCCATCGGCGCTCGGCCGTGCCACGGCTCGCGCCCTGGACCCGCGCCGTGACCGACGTCGCCGAGATCGCGGCGCTGGCCAAGGAGCTGGCCGCGCGGGTGGCCGCCGAGGACGAGGGGCACATCGCGGTGTTCGTCGAGTCGATCGCCGACTTCCTCTCGACCCCGGCCGACGCTCCTCTCGTGGAGCTGATCCGGGCCGTCAAGCGCACCGACCACTTCCTCGTGGGGGAGTCCGAGTCCGGCACGTGGGGGTCGATGTACCCCCTGCTGTCGGAGATCCGCAACGCCCGGCGCGGCATGCTGCTCCAGCCGGAGTCGATCGAGGGCGAGACCTTGATGCGCACCCCGTTCGGCCGCTTCGCCAAGCGGGAGTTCCCACCGGGTCGCGCGATGGCCGTCCTGAAGGGCAAACCGGTCCGTGTGCAGGTGCCATGGACCGGCGAAGAAGCCTGA
- a CDS encoding transglutaminase-like domain-containing protein: MTSASSTSTSTADRVSRARTLQTSELRDRRLTAPLVVLDLVALLGLGLVAASPLADAYGGYRWALAVGGGLLLGLLVALLARVARLGPWPTAGALVLVYLVIGPALATPELAAGGVAPSPDAIRTLLTGVVDAWRDSLTLIAPLGTSGNVLVVPWVIGLLGGVLAGILVWRSRWPGAAALVVLVVLAVSSAFGTSLATDTTLRGVVLAVLLLLWVRWRSMTGSRAAWTRRALLGALTLALVGGAAVGATSLAADPQREVLRDHVDPPFDPRDYPSPLSKFRAYTDQLNLKNTPMFQVEGLDGGTLVRVATMDYFDGIVWNVTGGAGSGDASGTFVRFRDGASTGDTTEVTVTIDQYTGVWVPSVGDSQTVTVRDNEGDVDPERGANVLHTVPTGTVAQVGGVAPGVSYEFETVLPDEASDEEIADAARQQGVDLEAPVGVPENLTKLVESWIGDAATPGGDGATAQLLAQRFKDDGFYSDGKPSGYPSAAGHGVKRVTDLVERPRQMVGNDEQYASALGIALQNLNVPARVVIGAEVPASGLVNGDDMHAWVEVALDGLGWVPLQPTPPDDQILKEEQEEPDPVPQPYLPQPPEVPQEPGDAEQAPPQGAGQDTSFDLWGLILTILGYLFDLLKLLLLLSPIWGLLLAKRLRRNRRRRAGDPVVQLSGGWREVTDRARDLGVRLPVSNTRYQNGLVLDGRFPQAQTPLLASVADRHVFAPGQPTPEEVDSYWADVRTALARMRTSVPWWRRWVAALSPASIPWRDLGRRARSRAAGLATFARRSGPARWGADRAAALRRRQHQRRRKGTS; encoded by the coding sequence ATGACGAGCGCATCGAGCACGAGCACGAGCACCGCGGACCGGGTGAGCAGGGCGCGCACGCTGCAGACGTCCGAGCTCCGCGACCGACGCCTGACCGCCCCACTCGTGGTCCTCGACCTCGTGGCGCTGCTGGGCCTGGGCCTCGTGGCGGCCAGCCCGCTCGCCGACGCGTACGGCGGTTACCGCTGGGCGCTCGCCGTCGGCGGCGGTCTCCTGCTCGGGCTGCTCGTGGCACTGCTCGCACGGGTGGCCCGGCTCGGTCCGTGGCCCACGGCGGGCGCCCTCGTGCTGGTCTACCTCGTCATCGGGCCGGCGCTGGCCACGCCGGAGCTCGCCGCCGGTGGTGTCGCACCGAGCCCGGACGCGATCCGCACGCTCCTGACCGGCGTCGTCGACGCCTGGCGCGACTCGCTGACGCTGATCGCCCCCCTCGGCACCAGCGGCAACGTCCTGGTCGTGCCGTGGGTCATCGGCCTCCTGGGCGGGGTGCTCGCCGGCATCCTCGTCTGGCGCAGCCGTTGGCCCGGTGCGGCGGCCCTCGTCGTCCTGGTCGTGCTGGCCGTGTCGTCGGCCTTCGGCACGTCCCTCGCCACCGACACGACCCTCCGCGGCGTCGTGCTCGCGGTGCTCCTGCTGCTGTGGGTGCGCTGGCGGTCGATGACGGGCTCGCGGGCCGCCTGGACGCGCCGGGCGCTGCTCGGAGCGCTCACGCTCGCGCTGGTCGGCGGTGCCGCGGTGGGGGCGACGAGCCTCGCGGCCGATCCGCAGCGCGAGGTGCTGCGTGACCACGTCGACCCGCCGTTCGACCCCCGTGACTACCCGAGCCCGCTCTCGAAGTTCCGGGCGTACACCGACCAGCTCAACCTCAAGAACACGCCGATGTTCCAGGTCGAGGGCCTCGACGGTGGCACGCTCGTGCGCGTCGCCACGATGGACTACTTCGACGGGATCGTCTGGAACGTCACCGGTGGTGCCGGATCGGGCGACGCGTCCGGCACGTTCGTGCGGTTCCGTGACGGGGCCTCGACGGGCGACACCACCGAGGTCACGGTCACGATCGACCAGTACACCGGGGTCTGGGTGCCGTCGGTCGGTGACAGCCAGACCGTCACGGTGCGCGACAACGAGGGCGACGTCGACCCCGAGCGGGGCGCGAACGTGCTGCACACCGTGCCCACCGGCACGGTCGCGCAGGTCGGGGGAGTGGCCCCCGGGGTCTCCTACGAGTTCGAGACCGTGCTTCCTGACGAGGCGTCCGACGAGGAGATCGCCGACGCCGCCCGCCAGCAGGGCGTCGACCTGGAGGCGCCCGTCGGGGTGCCGGAGAACCTCACCAAGCTGGTCGAGAGCTGGATCGGTGACGCGGCGACGCCTGGTGGCGACGGCGCCACCGCGCAGCTGCTGGCCCAGCGGTTCAAGGACGACGGCTTCTACAGCGACGGCAAGCCCAGCGGCTACCCGTCGGCCGCGGGCCACGGCGTCAAGCGAGTCACCGACCTCGTCGAGCGCCCGCGCCAGATGGTCGGCAACGACGAGCAGTACGCCTCGGCCCTCGGCATCGCCCTCCAGAACCTGAACGTGCCCGCGCGGGTCGTCATCGGGGCCGAGGTCCCGGCCAGCGGGCTCGTGAACGGCGACGACATGCACGCCTGGGTCGAGGTCGCGCTCGACGGCCTCGGCTGGGTGCCGCTGCAGCCGACCCCGCCCGACGACCAGATCCTCAAGGAGGAGCAGGAGGAGCCGGACCCGGTGCCGCAGCCCTACCTGCCCCAGCCGCCGGAGGTGCCCCAGGAGCCCGGCGACGCCGAGCAGGCGCCGCCGCAGGGTGCCGGCCAGGACACGAGCTTCGACCTCTGGGGCCTGATCCTGACGATCCTCGGCTACCTGTTCGACCTGCTGAAGCTCCTGCTGCTGCTGTCGCCGATCTGGGGCCTGCTGCTGGCCAAGCGGCTGCGCCGCAACCGTCGCCGTCGCGCCGGCGACCCCGTCGTGCAGCTCAGCGGTGGGTGGCGCGAGGTCACCGACCGCGCCCGTGACCTCGGCGTGCGCCTGCCGGTCAGCAACACGCGCTACCAGAACGGCCTCGTGCTCGACGGGCGCTTCCCGCAAGCACAGACCCCGCTGCTCGCGTCGGTCGCGGACCGCCACGTCTTCGCCCCCGGCCAGCCCACGCCGGAGGAGGTCGACTCGTACTGGGCCGACGTCCGCACGGCCCTCGCACGGATGCGCACCTCCGTGCCGTGGTGGCGTCGTTGGGTCGCGGCCCTGTCGCCCGCCAGCATCCCGTGGCGTGACCTCGGCCGCCGCGCACGCTCGCGGGCCGCAGGTCTGGCAACATTCGCACGACGGTCCGGCCCTGCGCGATGGGGTGCGGACCGGGCTGCGGCGCTGCGGCGTCGCCAGCACCAGAGAAGACGGAAGGGGACCTCATGA
- a CDS encoding DUF58 domain-containing protein, producing the protein MSERGVGVERRVTGARRRVRHLALGTRDRAARLTATPRRWLQPVTDVTSAAAVAVAVVALVAGVVGWRLGWRELVLGFWLGLVLLAVCALFVLGRHQLSARFDLGRDRVVVGERANGAIFVTNGSRRRSLPVTVELPVGRASAAFHIPSMRIGDEREELFAIPTHRRAIIPVGPVLSVRSDPFALFRREQPLTREHDLYVHPRTVRLESSATGLIRDLEGQTVRKLSDSDVAFHALRPYVPGDDRRYIHWKSSARTGTLMVRQFEETRRSHLLVALSTRLDDYASDDEFEVAVSVAGSLGVQCLGEGQTLSGSTSTRRLRTPTVQQWLDQLSGVDYEPTSPRLSELVRRLVREVSGASVAVLVCGALVDPTEIRRARRFLPIDVRTIVVQARPGAQSQIHPMGDVDVAVLGNLDDLPTTMRRLAT; encoded by the coding sequence ATGAGCGAGCGGGGGGTGGGGGTCGAGCGGAGGGTCACGGGCGCGCGCCGGCGCGTCCGTCACCTCGCGCTGGGCACCCGCGACCGGGCGGCCCGGCTCACGGCGACCCCGCGGCGCTGGCTGCAGCCGGTCACCGACGTCACGAGCGCCGCTGCGGTGGCGGTCGCGGTCGTGGCCCTCGTGGCCGGGGTCGTCGGCTGGCGGCTGGGGTGGCGCGAGCTCGTCCTGGGCTTCTGGCTCGGCCTCGTCCTGCTCGCGGTGTGTGCGCTGTTCGTGCTGGGCCGCCACCAGCTGTCGGCCCGCTTCGACCTCGGCCGCGACCGGGTCGTCGTGGGCGAACGCGCCAACGGCGCGATCTTCGTGACCAACGGCTCGCGCCGGCGCAGCCTGCCCGTCACAGTCGAGCTGCCCGTCGGCCGTGCCAGCGCGGCCTTCCACATCCCCTCGATGCGGATCGGTGACGAGCGCGAGGAGCTGTTCGCGATCCCGACCCACCGCCGCGCGATCATCCCCGTCGGGCCCGTGCTGTCGGTGCGGTCCGACCCCTTCGCCCTGTTCCGGCGCGAGCAGCCCCTGACCCGGGAGCACGACCTCTACGTGCACCCGCGCACCGTCCGGCTCGAGAGCTCGGCAACGGGCCTGATCCGCGACCTCGAGGGCCAGACCGTGCGCAAGCTGTCCGACAGCGACGTCGCGTTCCACGCGCTGCGCCCGTACGTGCCCGGCGACGACCGCCGCTACATCCACTGGAAGTCGAGCGCCCGCACCGGCACGCTCATGGTGCGCCAGTTCGAGGAGACGCGTCGCTCGCACCTGCTCGTGGCGCTCAGCACCCGGCTCGACGACTACGCCTCCGACGACGAGTTCGAGGTGGCGGTGTCCGTGGCCGGCTCGCTCGGCGTGCAGTGCCTGGGCGAAGGCCAGACCCTCAGCGGGTCCACCTCGACCCGTCGCCTCCGCACCCCCACCGTGCAGCAGTGGCTCGACCAGCTCTCGGGCGTCGACTACGAGCCCACCTCGCCGCGTCTCTCCGAGCTCGTCCGCCGGCTCGTGCGCGAGGTCTCGGGCGCCAGCGTCGCCGTGCTGGTGTGCGGCGCGCTCGTCGACCCCACCGAGATCCGTCGGGCCCGCCGGTTCCTGCCGATCGACGTCCGCACGATCGTGGTGCAGGCCCGGCCCGGCGCGCAGTCCCAGATCCACCCCATGGGCGACGTCGACGTCGCGGTCCTGGGCAACCTCGACGACCTCCCCACGACGATGCGGAGGCTCGCGACATGA